In the genome of Telluria beijingensis, one region contains:
- a CDS encoding PcfJ domain-containing protein, whose product MAEVDPAWEVLARCAGWEWHRFATGPLSGLLVHTVADPAELLRGGETVAVRASARLLLRDGAIFGVVGRAPGSRLIEALQCAGAALAGQPYDEAAFLALDAVVAAALRAAGFDGVHLSLEHNAALLPRPQAQPGQLAALALRAAPVAACPAPWLERLRQACGFDDPAPLAYVAALDTHVLAYRAGERQVHGIVLDRLAVVNFIGAQDGDAHARNRAQALRALPWLLPLLTAHGGENAWEGARYINQAIDAGRPLHAAVAQAFGVPRETVRWLGRRALPDGWRLDAGRLQRLLALLAWLAPERRPRDPAQFEGLTALGSTLAAPFSYRRVAGEGAALARIETPMRSWLAHVTRVGLDSVDFAQRALELADARDFLRALFEAVHADAGLDDDAADARVLRWCAGIGAARLLALSRAWHATVADAQEQDEKNAPSRWPPVLATPWQGEGRTVVELASAEQLRTEGRKMGHCVGNYEVACRSGNSVIVSLRGDSGLPLSTAELHLVDGVPGIVAGQHRAARNGAPGADCERALGALVRHLNHADGRLVARRRAFQRRQQAWRVAAAGAAADDGPTFGSAARQAARRLAGLDAR is encoded by the coding sequence ATGGCGGAGGTTGACCCGGCCTGGGAAGTGCTGGCGCGCTGCGCCGGATGGGAGTGGCATCGTTTCGCCACCGGTCCGCTGTCAGGCTTGCTGGTGCACACAGTTGCCGATCCGGCCGAACTCCTGCGCGGCGGCGAGACGGTCGCCGTCCGCGCCAGCGCGCGATTGCTGTTGCGCGACGGCGCGATCTTCGGCGTAGTGGGACGCGCGCCGGGATCACGCCTGATCGAGGCGCTGCAGTGCGCCGGCGCGGCGCTGGCAGGGCAGCCGTATGACGAAGCGGCCTTCCTTGCGCTGGATGCCGTCGTGGCCGCGGCGCTGCGCGCGGCGGGCTTCGACGGCGTCCATCTCTCCCTGGAGCACAACGCAGCCCTGCTGCCGCGGCCGCAGGCGCAGCCCGGGCAGCTCGCCGCGCTGGCGTTGCGGGCGGCGCCTGTGGCGGCTTGCCCCGCGCCCTGGCTCGAACGCCTGCGCCAGGCCTGCGGCTTCGACGATCCGGCGCCGCTGGCCTATGTCGCGGCGCTCGACACCCACGTGCTGGCCTACCGCGCCGGCGAGCGGCAGGTGCATGGGATCGTGCTCGACCGCCTGGCGGTGGTCAACTTCATCGGCGCGCAGGATGGCGACGCACACGCGCGCAACCGCGCGCAGGCGCTGCGGGCCTTGCCCTGGCTGCTGCCGTTGTTGACCGCGCATGGTGGCGAGAACGCCTGGGAGGGTGCCCGGTATATCAATCAGGCGATCGATGCGGGCCGACCCTTGCATGCGGCGGTCGCACAGGCCTTTGGCGTGCCGCGCGAGACGGTGCGCTGGCTGGGGCGGCGCGCTCTGCCCGACGGTTGGCGTCTCGATGCCGGCCGCCTGCAGCGCTTGCTGGCCCTGCTGGCCTGGCTGGCGCCGGAGCGCCGCCCGCGCGACCCGGCGCAGTTCGAGGGATTGACGGCGCTCGGCAGCACCCTAGCTGCGCCGTTCTCCTATCGCCGCGTTGCCGGCGAGGGGGCGGCCTTGGCGCGCATCGAGACGCCCATGCGGTCCTGGCTGGCGCACGTCACGCGGGTTGGACTGGACAGTGTGGACTTCGCGCAGCGTGCACTCGAACTGGCCGATGCCAGGGATTTCCTGCGTGCGCTGTTCGAAGCGGTGCACGCCGACGCTGGCCTGGACGACGATGCGGCCGACGCCCGCGTGCTGCGCTGGTGCGCCGGGATCGGCGCGGCGCGGCTGCTGGCCTTGTCACGCGCCTGGCATGCGACCGTGGCCGATGCGCAAGAGCAGGATGAGAAGAATGCGCCGTCGCGCTGGCCGCCGGTCCTGGCCACCCCGTGGCAGGGGGAGGGAAGGACCGTCGTCGAACTGGCCAGCGCGGAACAATTACGGACCGAAGGCCGCAAGATGGGCCATTGCGTGGGCAACTACGAAGTTGCCTGTCGCAGCGGTAACAGCGTCATCGTGTCGCTGCGCGGCGACTCCGGCCTGCCACTGTCGACCGCCGAACTGCACCTGGTCGATGGCGTTCCCGGCATCGTCGCGGGCCAGCACCGGGCCGCGCGCAACGGGGCGCCCGGCGCCGATTGCGAGCGGGCGCTCGGGGCGCTGGTGCGCCACCTGAACCACGCCGACGGACGCCTGGTCGCGCGGCGCCGTGCGTTCCAGCGCCGGCAGCAGGCATGGCGCGTCGCTGCGGCGGGCGCCGCGGCGGACGACGGGCCGACCTTCGGCAGCGCGGCGCGGCAGGCGGCGCGCCGGCTGGCCGGCCTCGATGCCCGGTAA
- a CDS encoding UvrD-helicase domain-containing protein, translating to MQATPIALRDDAARAMALSALDRSFLVEAGAGSGKTAVMAGRVAMLLAGGAAPASIAAVTFTELAAGELLQRVRAFVDALVAGQVPPEMAVALPHGLGEDQRRHLAAAASTIDQLTCSTIHGFCQRLIMPYPVEADIDPGAAVIDSDHANQVLDELGDQWLWSELDAAGDSLLAQLVARDPVAGIALVRAIAAQVGSQRGLVVAPAEPLAPLVDAFIACCAALDDFVAQCGVHEEETARRAACFTGMARQLEVLTGLAALQGVRPDPELCTAGGGFLAFQAKGKWREAARLAGLQAADGVPLFDTAGQLIKACQQAWTLLEQEVAAAVLAELVAAVRPLTERFARYKREAALLDFDDLIHAARDLLRDHDEVRAALGQRYRHVLVDEFQDTDPLQSEIFWRLCGDAGPGVAGDDWRGFTIRPGALFLVGDPKQAIYRFRGADIAAFNAARGAFAARGDVLSIATNFRSCAPILDFVNRRFEARLAADGQPGFTRLDAFHAPVADQVCVAALDVAAASADGKVSAEGQRDAEAEAVADMCAAMIGKLVLPGRHGATGRTCRAGDIALLAPTGGELWRYEEALELRGIAVATQAGKGFYRRQEVQDLIALCRVLADGRDTIALGALLRGPLVGLSEEALLDIVCALPPDPAQPDGMPRLGLHVDAAHIANETARTALASLQALRRRAHATTPHLLLAAAVEAFQVRPILMQRHHGRAERALANVDKFLGLSQGYAAQGLAAFAAAMTRAWTDAARAPEGQPDAQDDAVTLYTMHAAKGLEWPVVVPINTMTKTVAADSVFCERSRQRLCCPVFGVKPAGYVAAHEHEAAELGHERIRLWYVAATRARELLVLPRLDVAPAGAAWMALLDLGLADLPALELDEAGASGSGPVAAQAANTQTRDQFVAEAAAIAVAAPVLRWCAPSRAEGDSHASATLVEETAEARIEAADEAPEVAPQATVQGGRERGLVMHKLFEEVLTGETDETPAALQARAATLIAQLCGPASGDPRAPMAGDIAGCVERTLCLPEIAALRPGLAPEFSVHGALASQAEEVVTAGIADAIAFGGDGQPEVVVDWKSDVAPTEATLLHYRAQVGNYLALTGAPRGLIVLATSGRIIEVRP from the coding sequence ATGCAAGCCACGCCTATCGCATTGCGGGACGATGCCGCCCGCGCCATGGCGCTGTCCGCGCTGGATCGTTCCTTCCTGGTCGAAGCCGGCGCCGGCTCGGGCAAGACGGCCGTGATGGCCGGGCGGGTGGCGATGCTGCTGGCCGGTGGCGCGGCCCCGGCCAGCATCGCCGCCGTCACCTTCACCGAACTGGCGGCCGGCGAACTGCTGCAGCGGGTAAGGGCCTTCGTCGACGCCCTCGTGGCCGGCCAGGTGCCGCCCGAGATGGCGGTGGCGCTGCCGCATGGCCTGGGCGAAGACCAGCGCCGGCATCTTGCAGCGGCGGCAAGCACGATCGACCAGCTCACCTGCTCGACGATCCACGGCTTTTGCCAGCGCCTGATCATGCCGTATCCGGTCGAAGCCGATATCGATCCGGGCGCCGCGGTCATCGACAGCGACCATGCCAACCAGGTGCTCGATGAACTGGGCGACCAATGGCTGTGGTCCGAACTCGACGCCGCCGGCGACAGCCTGCTGGCGCAACTGGTCGCGCGCGATCCGGTGGCCGGCATCGCCCTGGTGCGCGCCATCGCGGCGCAGGTGGGCAGCCAGCGCGGCCTGGTCGTGGCCCCGGCCGAGCCGCTCGCGCCGCTGGTGGACGCTTTCATCGCATGCTGCGCCGCGCTCGACGACTTCGTCGCGCAGTGTGGGGTGCACGAAGAAGAAACCGCGCGCCGCGCCGCCTGCTTCACGGGCATGGCGCGCCAGCTGGAGGTTCTGACCGGGCTTGCCGCTCTGCAGGGCGTGCGACCGGATCCCGAACTGTGCACTGCTGGCGGCGGCTTCCTGGCCTTCCAGGCCAAGGGCAAGTGGAGGGAAGCCGCCAGGCTTGCGGGCCTCCAGGCCGCGGACGGCGTGCCGCTGTTCGACACGGCCGGGCAATTGATAAAAGCATGCCAGCAAGCCTGGACCCTGCTCGAACAGGAAGTGGCGGCCGCCGTCCTGGCCGAACTGGTCGCGGCGGTGCGGCCATTGACCGAGCGTTTCGCGCGCTACAAGCGCGAGGCGGCGCTGCTCGATTTCGATGACCTGATCCACGCCGCGCGCGACCTGCTGCGCGACCACGACGAAGTGCGCGCCGCGCTGGGACAGCGCTACCGCCATGTGCTGGTCGACGAATTCCAGGACACCGATCCGCTGCAGTCCGAGATCTTCTGGCGGCTGTGCGGCGACGCTGGCCCGGGTGTGGCCGGCGACGACTGGCGCGGCTTCACGATCCGCCCCGGCGCGCTGTTCCTGGTCGGCGACCCGAAACAGGCGATCTACCGCTTCCGCGGCGCCGACATCGCCGCCTTCAATGCCGCACGCGGCGCGTTCGCGGCGCGCGGCGACGTGCTGTCGATCGCCACCAATTTCCGTTCCTGCGCGCCGATCCTCGATTTCGTCAACCGACGTTTCGAGGCGCGTCTGGCGGCCGACGGCCAGCCCGGTTTCACCCGGCTCGACGCCTTCCATGCGCCCGTGGCCGACCAGGTTTGCGTCGCCGCGCTGGACGTCGCGGCGGCGAGCGCCGACGGCAAGGTCTCGGCCGAGGGGCAGCGCGATGCCGAGGCCGAGGCGGTCGCGGACATGTGCGCCGCGATGATCGGCAAGCTGGTGCTGCCGGGCCGCCACGGCGCAACCGGCCGGACCTGCCGCGCCGGCGACATCGCCCTGCTGGCGCCAACCGGCGGCGAGTTGTGGCGCTACGAGGAAGCGCTGGAACTGCGGGGCATCGCGGTGGCGACCCAGGCCGGCAAAGGTTTCTACCGGCGCCAGGAAGTGCAGGACCTGATCGCCCTGTGCCGGGTGCTGGCCGACGGCCGCGACACCATCGCGCTGGGGGCGCTGCTGCGCGGGCCGCTGGTGGGCCTGAGCGAGGAAGCGCTGCTCGACATCGTGTGCGCGCTGCCGCCCGACCCTGCGCAGCCGGATGGGATGCCCAGGCTGGGCCTGCACGTCGACGCGGCGCACATCGCCAACGAGACGGCGCGCACCGCGCTGGCCAGCCTGCAGGCGCTGCGGCGGCGGGCGCATGCCACCACGCCGCATCTGCTGCTGGCGGCCGCGGTCGAGGCGTTCCAGGTACGGCCGATCCTGATGCAGCGCCACCATGGCCGCGCCGAACGCGCACTGGCCAACGTCGACAAATTCCTGGGGCTGAGCCAGGGCTATGCGGCGCAGGGACTGGCGGCCTTCGCCGCCGCCATGACCCGCGCCTGGACCGATGCGGCGCGCGCACCCGAAGGCCAACCTGATGCGCAGGACGATGCGGTCACCCTGTACACGATGCATGCGGCGAAAGGGCTGGAGTGGCCGGTGGTCGTGCCGATCAACACGATGACGAAGACGGTGGCTGCGGATTCGGTGTTCTGCGAGCGCAGCCGGCAACGCCTGTGCTGCCCGGTGTTCGGCGTCAAGCCGGCCGGCTACGTCGCGGCGCACGAGCATGAGGCGGCCGAACTCGGGCATGAGCGGATCCGCCTGTGGTACGTCGCCGCCACCCGCGCCCGCGAACTGCTTGTGCTGCCGCGCCTCGACGTGGCGCCGGCGGGTGCTGCCTGGATGGCCTTGCTCGACCTTGGCCTGGCCGATTTGCCGGCCCTGGAGCTGGACGAGGCAGGCGCGTCGGGCTCGGGTCCAGTCGCGGCCCAGGCCGCGAATACGCAGACCAGGGACCAGTTCGTGGCCGAAGCGGCCGCGATCGCCGTCGCGGCGCCGGTCCTGCGCTGGTGCGCCCCGAGCCGCGCCGAAGGCGACAGCCATGCCAGCGCGACCCTGGTCGAAGAAACGGCCGAGGCCCGCATCGAGGCCGCGGACGAGGCGCCGGAAGTCGCTCCGCAGGCGACGGTCCAGGGCGGACGCGAGCGTGGGCTGGTGATGCACAAGCTGTTCGAGGAAGTCCTGACCGGAGAGACGGACGAGACGCCCGCCGCCCTGCAGGCACGGGCGGCCACGCTGATCGCGCAGCTGTGCGGACCGGCCTCCGGCGACCCGCGCGCACCGATGGCCGGCGATATCGCCGGCTGTGTCGAGCGCACCTTGTGCCTGCCCGAGATCGCCGCGCTGCGTCCCGGCCTGGCGCCGGAATTCAGCGTGCATGGGGCGCTGGCGTCACAAGCGGAGGAAGTGGTCACCGCGGGAATCGCCGATGCCATCGCCTTCGGCGGCGATGGACAGCCGGAGGTCGTGGTCGACTGGAAGAGCGACGTTGCACCGACCGAGGCCACCTTGCTGCACTACCGGGCGCAGGTCGGCAACTACCTGGCGCTGACCGGGGCGCCGCGCGGCCTGATCGTGCTGGCCACATCGGGCCGGATCATCGAAGTGCGTCCTTGA
- a CDS encoding PD-(D/E)XK nuclease family protein: MTIPARRTVIVPDRLAQRTRRLHAARTRQHGVQAMAIGQVAARLAGGFVRAIDTDSLRLAVQDALPATPLGELDAIKSLAGMVGAATRALERAWLAGIDLQARASTHPRLAALAALELAVLARLPGMLTPAAIAATALERIAHAPRVLGSVDVDGVADLAPCWRPLLLALAERVPLRWLAGARAVPAWVDGGPVEVVRGTPAAPDITVVSAATPAHEALEAMRWMRRLLASGEARADQIALASSDPASFDAHLLALRDDAGIDLHFVHGVPVAASRDGQAACALADILVRGLSQLRLRRLVRLCSPDAPLLDDLPEGWLRALPADAALASSASWERLLARLTAADWPDAFDHTPALATLVNLLQQGPDAAQAAGERLLGGRALAIWRRALAAGPAASLLATLENMKQDDGLDPCASVAWMPAAALAGTPRRFVYLLGLNAGQWPRARLEDALLPDHVVPAAELDPVSQAQQDAADFAAILGGCNGQAVLSCARRNGDGRSLGRSPLLAGMPAPAPVRRNAVPAHAMSEVDRLAARPAEFRDSARALAAHGCWRAWQADAVTPHDGAVRPDHPRLQAIAARVHSATSLQLLLRNPIGYVWEYGLGWKAPELQEESLTLDAAASGNLVHGILDRALRLLADAGGLARANGAAIDAAVAAAGAQVGAEWGERGQLPPAVIWRRTLDEARTLAVAALRFGQDGVDGMYSFGEVAFGGAAPRPDAQLPWEPATPVAIPGTALRIKGYIDRLDVSADGRRAQVRDYKTGKPVAAEVVIGGGAELQRCLYAFAVKAMLGSEVSVRSALLYPRDGIERELAEPDTVMEELTGHLATAHASLLAGNCLPGPDTGGKYDKFLFLLPANAPATYCKRKAAPVKAVLGAAATVWESK, encoded by the coding sequence ATGACCATTCCCGCCCGGCGCACCGTGATAGTGCCCGACCGACTGGCCCAGCGCACCCGGCGCCTGCATGCGGCGCGCACGCGCCAGCACGGGGTGCAGGCGATGGCGATCGGGCAGGTGGCGGCGCGTCTCGCGGGCGGGTTCGTGCGTGCCATCGATACCGACAGCCTGCGCCTGGCGGTGCAGGACGCATTGCCCGCTACCCCGCTGGGCGAACTCGATGCGATCAAGTCGCTTGCCGGCATGGTGGGCGCGGCCACCCGCGCCCTGGAGCGCGCCTGGCTGGCCGGGATCGACCTGCAGGCGCGCGCGTCGACCCACCCGCGGCTGGCCGCGCTGGCGGCGCTGGAACTGGCGGTGCTGGCGCGCCTGCCGGGGATGCTGACGCCGGCCGCCATCGCCGCCACCGCCCTCGAGCGGATCGCGCACGCGCCGCGGGTACTGGGCAGCGTCGACGTGGATGGCGTGGCCGACCTGGCGCCGTGCTGGCGCCCCTTGCTGCTGGCGCTGGCCGAACGGGTCCCGCTGCGCTGGCTGGCCGGCGCGCGCGCCGTGCCGGCCTGGGTGGATGGCGGGCCGGTCGAGGTGGTGCGCGGCACGCCCGCGGCCCCCGACATCACGGTGGTCAGCGCCGCCACCCCGGCCCACGAGGCGCTCGAGGCCATGCGCTGGATGCGCCGCCTGCTCGCTTCCGGTGAGGCGCGCGCCGACCAGATCGCGCTCGCGTCGAGCGATCCGGCCAGTTTCGACGCCCACCTGCTGGCGCTGCGCGACGACGCCGGCATTGACCTGCACTTCGTGCATGGCGTGCCGGTCGCCGCCAGCCGCGACGGCCAGGCGGCGTGCGCGCTGGCCGACATCCTGGTGCGTGGGCTGTCGCAGCTGCGCCTGCGGCGCCTGGTGCGGCTGTGCAGCCCCGATGCGCCCCTGCTGGACGATCTGCCGGAGGGCTGGCTGCGGGCGCTGCCGGCGGATGCCGCGCTGGCGTCTTCTGCATCCTGGGAACGCCTGCTGGCGCGCCTGACGGCCGCCGACTGGCCCGATGCGTTCGACCACACGCCGGCGCTGGCCACGCTGGTCAACCTGCTGCAGCAGGGGCCGGACGCCGCCCAGGCAGCCGGCGAGCGACTGCTGGGTGGACGGGCGCTGGCGATCTGGCGCCGCGCGCTGGCCGCGGGGCCGGCCGCGTCGCTGCTGGCCACGCTCGAGAACATGAAGCAGGACGACGGCCTCGATCCCTGCGCCAGCGTGGCCTGGATGCCGGCGGCGGCGCTGGCGGGCACGCCGCGCCGCTTCGTCTACCTGCTCGGCCTGAATGCGGGCCAGTGGCCGCGCGCGCGCCTCGAAGACGCGCTGCTGCCCGACCACGTGGTGCCCGCCGCCGAACTGGATCCGGTGTCGCAGGCGCAGCAGGATGCCGCCGATTTCGCGGCGATCCTGGGCGGCTGCAATGGCCAGGCGGTGCTGTCCTGCGCGCGCCGCAATGGCGATGGCCGCAGCCTGGGCCGCAGCCCTTTGCTGGCCGGGATGCCCGCGCCGGCGCCCGTGCGCCGCAACGCCGTCCCGGCCCATGCGATGAGCGAAGTCGACCGCCTGGCGGCGCGGCCCGCGGAGTTCCGCGATTCGGCGCGCGCCCTGGCGGCGCACGGCTGCTGGCGCGCCTGGCAGGCCGACGCCGTCACGCCGCACGATGGCGCCGTGCGGCCGGATCACCCGCGCCTGCAGGCGATCGCCGCGCGCGTCCACTCGGCCACCTCGCTCCAGCTCCTGCTGCGCAATCCCATAGGCTATGTGTGGGAATATGGCCTCGGCTGGAAGGCGCCCGAGTTGCAGGAAGAATCCTTGACGCTCGACGCCGCCGCCAGCGGCAACCTGGTGCACGGGATCCTCGACCGCGCCTTGCGGCTGCTGGCCGACGCCGGCGGCCTGGCGCGCGCCAATGGCGCGGCGATCGACGCCGCGGTGGCCGCGGCCGGTGCCCAGGTCGGGGCAGAGTGGGGCGAGCGCGGCCAGCTGCCGCCGGCCGTCATCTGGCGCCGCACGCTGGACGAAGCGCGCACGCTGGCCGTGGCGGCGCTGCGCTTCGGCCAGGACGGCGTCGACGGCATGTATTCGTTCGGCGAAGTGGCCTTCGGTGGCGCCGCCCCCAGGCCGGACGCGCAGTTGCCCTGGGAACCGGCGACGCCGGTCGCCATTCCCGGCACCGCGCTGCGCATCAAGGGCTATATCGACCGGCTCGACGTGTCGGCCGACGGCCGGCGCGCGCAGGTGCGCGACTACAAGACCGGCAAGCCGGTCGCCGCCGAGGTCGTGATCGGCGGCGGCGCCGAGCTGCAGCGCTGCCTGTACGCGTTCGCCGTCAAGGCGATGCTGGGCAGCGAGGTGAGCGTGCGCAGCGCCTTGCTGTATCCGCGCGACGGCATCGAGCGCGAGCTCGCCGAGCCCGACACCGTGATGGAGGAACTGACCGGGCACCTGGCCACGGCCCATGCCAGCCTCCTGGCCGGCAACTGCCTGCCTGGGCCCGATACCGGCGGCAAGTACGACAAATTCCTGTTCCTGTTGCCGGCCAATGCGCCGGCCACCTATTGCAAGCGCAAGGCGGCCCCGGTCAAGGCCGTCCTGGGTGCTGCCGCCACCGTCTGGGAGTCCAAATAA